The proteins below come from a single Spiroplasma endosymbiont of Atherix ibis genomic window:
- a CDS encoding lipoprotein, which produces MKKLLSVLATVGFVASSAVSFIGCGTKKEDKNPNPEEPKENLNEIIKDFQK; this is translated from the coding sequence ATGAAAAAGTTATTAAGTGTGTTGGCAACAGTAGGGTTTGTTGCTTCATCAGCTGTTAGTTTCATTGGATGTGGTACAAAAAAAGAAGATAAAAATCCTAACCCAGAAGAGCCAAAAGAAAATTTAAATGAAATAATAAAAGATTTTCAAAAATAA
- a CDS encoding AAA family ATPase, with product MITYKGKISRFIYKGENGYAIAIFILFNNEKKSITLTGPISLMKMQVIYEVTGEEVEDIRRNQKNFSVKSFTQVKHFDREGLIKYLSSPTFPTVGKRLAENIVDYFKEDIFKKILENKSELLKIKDMTESKAEIIFDVVCSKFGDSKILDIFIKNSLKMEFLNLLQREFEDSNIIEDILRRDFYNYANENKLQPFFEIDRVALTFGIEENDEKRISWYASEYVKEILFKEGNTYTSLEELIKKLKQQFNLSEKELYNKLLFAKNEKILYFKNEKIYTKESYEDEQYIAKELCNLSNKSNSLLKEFNFEEKIKEVEKFISSRTEIENFKYNDEQIEAIKNFINNDVSIITGGPGTGKTTVITGIIKIYELLYNDSNFAITAPTGRAAGKIKDDSGYKTSTIHRLLQYSGNDIFEANEDKPIYKNLVIIDECSMIDNHLFASLLKGVKGIKKILLVGDIEQLPSVSYGNLYQDLIECNQFKTTKLIKNNRQKTNKGELNSIIEISNAIKNETVKDFDFENSTNVNFVFSKDYNEIINVLKETYLNLNPSKLEEQLNEIQIIAPMYKDQLGIDNINSIIQNLINPVTSKVYKRFDAEFRVNDKVMYIENDPILELSNGDIGYIKELNFIGDKLKTAKLVFNERLVEMGNSSFQKIKLSYACSIHKTQGSEYKNTILVLDGNNKVSNFILNKKMLYTAITRAKEQLIIISDNNLFVKSCYKNGKKRLTTLKEVIISLIIK from the coding sequence ATGATTACATACAAGGGAAAAATAAGTAGATTTATTTATAAAGGAGAAAATGGATATGCAATAGCTATTTTTATTTTATTTAATAATGAAAAAAAATCTATTACTTTAACTGGACCGATTTCTTTAATGAAAATGCAAGTTATTTATGAAGTAACAGGAGAAGAAGTTGAAGATATAAGAAGAAATCAAAAAAATTTCTCAGTTAAAAGTTTTACACAAGTTAAGCATTTTGATAGAGAGGGATTAATAAAATATTTAAGTTCTCCAACTTTTCCAACTGTAGGTAAAAGGCTTGCAGAAAATATTGTTGATTATTTTAAAGAAGATATTTTTAAAAAAATACTTGAAAATAAGTCAGAACTTTTAAAAATTAAAGATATGACAGAGTCAAAAGCAGAAATTATTTTTGATGTAGTTTGTTCAAAATTTGGCGATAGCAAAATACTTGATATATTTATTAAAAATAGTTTAAAAATGGAGTTTTTAAACTTGTTGCAAAGAGAATTTGAAGATTCAAATATTATTGAAGATATTTTAAGAAGAGATTTCTATAATTATGCAAATGAAAATAAATTACAACCTTTTTTTGAAATTGATAGAGTAGCTTTAACTTTTGGCATAGAAGAAAATGATGAAAAAAGAATTTCATGATATGCTAGTGAATATGTAAAAGAAATTTTATTTAAAGAAGGCAATACATATACTTCTTTAGAAGAGTTAATAAAAAAATTAAAACAGCAATTTAATTTATCTGAAAAAGAACTTTATAATAAATTGCTTTTTGCTAAAAATGAGAAAATACTTTATTTCAAAAATGAAAAAATTTATACTAAAGAAAGTTATGAAGATGAACAATATATTGCAAAAGAATTATGCAATCTTTCTAATAAATCAAATTCTCTTTTAAAAGAATTTAATTTTGAAGAAAAAATTAAGGAAGTAGAAAAGTTTATTTCCTCTAGAACAGAAATTGAGAATTTTAAATATAATGATGAGCAAATTGAAGCAATAAAAAATTTTATTAATAATGATGTTTCAATTATTACTGGAGGTCCAGGAACTGGTAAAACAACAGTTATTACAGGAATTATAAAAATTTATGAGTTGCTTTATAATGATTCAAATTTTGCCATCACTGCACCAACTGGAAGAGCTGCAGGAAAAATAAAAGATGATTCTGGATATAAAACTTCAACAATTCATAGACTATTGCAATACTCTGGAAATGATATATTTGAAGCTAATGAAGATAAGCCAATTTATAAAAATTTAGTTATTATTGATGAATGTTCAATGATTGATAATCATTTATTTGCTTCACTTTTAAAAGGAGTAAAAGGAATTAAAAAAATTTTATTAGTTGGAGATATTGAACAATTACCAAGTGTAAGTTATGGTAATTTATATCAGGATTTAATTGAATGTAATCAGTTTAAAACTACAAAACTTATTAAAAATAATAGACAAAAAACTAATAAGGGTGAATTAAATTCAATAATTGAAATTTCTAATGCCATTAAAAATGAAACTGTTAAAGATTTTGATTTTGAAAACTCTACAAATGTAAATTTTGTATTTTCAAAAGATTATAATGAAATAATTAATGTTTTAAAAGAAACTTATTTAAATTTGAATCCGTCAAAATTAGAAGAACAGTTAAATGAAATTCAAATTATAGCTCCAATGTATAAAGATCAATTAGGAATTGATAATATAAATAGTATTATTCAGAATTTAATTAATCCTGTAACTTCAAAAGTATATAAGAGATTTGATGCTGAATTTAGAGTAAATGATAAAGTAATGTATATTGAAAATGATCCAATTTTAGAACTTTCAAATGGAGATATTGGATATATAAAGGAATTAAATTTTATTGGAGATAAATTAAAAACAGCTAAATTAGTTTTCAATGAGCGTTTAGTTGAAATGGGGAATAGTTCATTTCAAAAAATTAAATTAAGTTATGCTTGTTCTATTCATAAAACACAAGGAAGTGAATATAAAAATACTATTTTGGTTTTAGATGGGAATAATAAAGTATCAAATTTTATTTTGAATAAAAAAATGCTTTATACAGCAATTACTAGGGCAAAAGAACAATTAATTATTATTTCAGATAATAATTTATTTGTAAAATCATGCTATAAAAATGGAAAAAAAAGATTAACTACGTTAAAAGAGGTTATAATTTCATTGATTATTAAATAA
- a CDS encoding ABC transporter ATP-binding protein codes for MIIKKRKKIELYTHLFRAMKDKKLLTFLMFILTALIALLLIWNIKAIEYITALLVSKSVLDSMLSMKTTDIYEIIKQLGLNFTQEQIDKIWNSLNFNSNIYEQIIQKFFYDFIYYDWQNISIILFGKNFGLYDLSFSMIFDVTLVVILSYINFIISGHIAQAYETKFKINLINKIIDQDLNYFNSNKNGQLISTIVKDSSIVTSYIKEAPIIYFLSVIIISFSAILMFNISWKLALCVFGLLLTFMLIIFITIIISNKTTKKISKISQDLDNELSEKIYNIRLIKSVGTFKEEKKHFDEMITHVSKKKKKKFFASEIPSALIIGGIGSFSMAAIIFGVFLFYNQTQALISIMTSFTAGVIVMTIPIMQLRQIISYAPQARVSATNISTLLKSEIFIQKDKEKLIK; via the coding sequence ATGATTATTAAAAAAAGAAAAAAAATAGAACTCTATACACACTTATTTAGAGCAATGAAAGACAAGAAACTATTAACATTTTTAATGTTTATCTTAACAGCTTTAATTGCTTTATTGTTAATTTGAAATATTAAAGCTATTGAATATATTACAGCTCTTTTAGTATCTAAAAGTGTTTTGGATTCAATGCTTTCAATGAAAACAACTGACATTTATGAAATAATCAAACAATTAGGATTAAATTTTACTCAAGAACAAATTGATAAAATTTGAAATAGTTTAAACTTTAATTCTAATATCTATGAACAAATAATTCAAAAATTCTTTTATGATTTTATATATTATGATTGGCAAAATATATCTATAATTTTATTTGGGAAAAATTTTGGCCTATATGATTTATCCTTTTCAATGATTTTTGATGTTACACTTGTTGTAATACTCTCTTATATAAATTTTATTATTAGTGGCCATATTGCTCAAGCATATGAAACAAAATTTAAAATAAATCTGATAAATAAGATAATTGATCAAGATTTAAATTATTTTAATTCCAATAAAAATGGTCAATTAATTTCAACAATAGTAAAAGATAGTTCAATTGTAACTTCTTATATAAAAGAAGCACCAATAATTTACTTTTTATCTGTAATTATAATCTCATTTTCTGCAATATTAATGTTTAATATTAGTTGAAAACTAGCTTTATGTGTATTTGGACTACTACTTACTTTTATGTTAATAATTTTTATAACAATAATAATTTCAAATAAAACTACAAAAAAAATTAGCAAAATATCACAAGATTTAGATAATGAATTAAGTGAAAAAATATATAACATTAGATTAATTAAATCTGTTGGAACTTTTAAAGAAGAAAAAAAACATTTTGATGAAATGATAACTCATGTTTCAAAAAAGAAAAAGAAAAAATTCTTTGCATCAGAAATCCCTTCTGCATTGATAATTGGAGGTATAGGAAGTTTTTCAATGGCAGCAATTATCTTTGGAGTATTTCTATTTTATAACCAAACTCAAGCTTTAATTAGTATTATGACTTCATTTACAGCTGGTGTTATTGTTATGACAATTCCAATTATGCAATTGAGACAAATAATTTCTTATGCACCTCAAGCACGAGTATCTGCTACTAATATTAGTACATTACTTAAAAGTGAAATATTTATTCAAAAAGATAAAGAAAAATTAATTAAATAA
- a CDS encoding DDE-type integrase/transposase/recombinase: MSLQRRNQKEIIQELLINTKYNRTIICKILNINRTSTYKENKTLMNFLNDTRIMNLVISEIEKNNFLSAYSAKRWSLYFKLNYIDPFRINQKKLERIFKKFNHIAYYIKKQTKHEIKKYKETIRKNYLKEAKEMGFENIWTSDITQFSVKTKKSYICTVQDNLTGEIIGKSKRIDNQKTDFVLEAVKMAYKNKKYLGPILLHSDNGNQYTSENYINLCNDLQIIRSYSKPGTPHHNGKHESFHSRLKDETIRTCHIENINQCLKIAWAWLDFYNNDRIRINKKW; the protein is encoded by the coding sequence ATGAGCCTCCAAAGGCGAAACCAAAAAGAAATAATTCAGGAATTATTAATAAATACGAAATATAATCGAACAATAATTTGCAAAATTTTAAATATCAATAGAACATCAACATATAAAGAAAATAAAACTTTAATGAATTTCCTCAATGATACAAGAATTATGAATTTAGTGATTTCAGAAATTGAAAAAAATAATTTTCTTAGTGCTTATAGTGCTAAAAGATGATCTTTATATTTTAAATTGAATTATATTGACCCTTTTAGGATAAATCAAAAAAAATTAGAACGTATATTTAAAAAATTTAATCATATTGCATATTATATTAAGAAACAAACTAAACATGAAATTAAAAAATATAAAGAAACTATTAGAAAAAATTATCTTAAAGAAGCAAAAGAAATGGGATTTGAAAACATTTGAACTAGTGACATAACTCAATTTTCAGTTAAAACAAAAAAAAGTTATATTTGCACAGTTCAAGATAATTTAACTGGAGAAATAATAGGAAAATCTAAAAGAATAGATAATCAAAAGACAGATTTTGTGCTTGAAGCTGTAAAAATGGCATATAAAAATAAAAAATATTTAGGTCCAATATTATTACATTCAGATAATGGAAATCAATATACTTCTGAAAACTACATAAATTTATGTAATGATTTGCAAATCATTAGAAGTTATTCAAAACCAGGAACACCTCATCATAATGGCAAGCATGAAAGTTTTCATAGTCGTTTAAAAGATGAAACTATAAGAACATGTCATATTGAAAACATCAATCAATGCTTAAAAATAGCATGAGCATGATTAGATTTTTATAATAATGATAGAATTAGAATAAATAAAAAATGATAA
- a CDS encoding helix-turn-helix domain-containing protein, with protein MAKKGQKFRKWTQEEKEKIIELSLNCYSLKEIALKFNSTTGSIGTIINKYKNAKISEAKPRLPYKIDYSISQKANDLFIGVLFDYNKELIKENNILKKQWASKGETKKK; from the coding sequence ATGGCTAAAAAAGGACAAAAGTTTAGAAAATGAACTCAAGAAGAAAAAGAAAAAATTATTGAATTAAGTTTGAATTGCTATTCTCTAAAAGAAATAGCATTAAAATTTAACTCAACTACTGGATCAATTGGAACAATAATTAACAAATATAAAAATGCAAAGATAAGTGAAGCAAAACCTCGCTTGCCTTATAAAATAGATTACAGCATATCTCAAAAGGCAAATGATTTGTTTATAGGAGTTCTATTCGACTATAATAAAGAATTAATTAAGGAGAATAATATTTTAAAAAAGCAATGAGCCTCCAAAGGCGAAACCAAAAAGAAATAA
- the nagA gene encoding N-acetylglucosamine-6-phosphate deacetylase has product MILKNAKIVLETEIIENGWLELEGKKIKSINQGNTNLNGIDLKGNWLMPGFIDCHVHGGYGVDFESGTVEAFEKFSKNVAIEGITSYVQGSVTNSKENNQKYLREFSQFMKKEPIGSKCLGLHLEGPFISEEKKGAHEVSLLEKPNIDSLKELIKESNDNIRIVTYAADLQDGSFTKYMLENNILPSVGHTNMKFDQCYKDYEVGFRHVTHLFNGMSGVSQYEPGLATFSLYQDDILCEVITDGIHIEKDTLKLIYKVKGSSGICIITDAMNAKGLPDGEYKLGNLEVIKKGMKVSLKISGVLAGAGATYDYNVRTMLEANPKIKMTDLIKMTSINIAKQLKIFAQRGSIDKSKFADLVVLNKDMQVLKTIVEGKIVYEK; this is encoded by the coding sequence ATGATTTTAAAAAATGCAAAAATAGTTTTAGAAACTGAAATTATTGAAAATGGATGATTAGAATTAGAAGGCAAAAAAATTAAATCAATTAATCAAGGAAATACTAATTTGAATGGTATTGATTTAAAGGGTAATTGATTAATGCCAGGATTTATTGACTGTCATGTTCATGGAGGTTATGGTGTTGATTTTGAAAGTGGAACAGTTGAAGCTTTTGAAAAATTTTCAAAAAATGTAGCAATTGAAGGTATTACAAGTTATGTTCAAGGAAGTGTAACAAATTCAAAAGAAAACAATCAAAAATATCTTCGTGAATTTTCTCAATTTATGAAAAAAGAACCTATTGGTTCTAAATGTTTAGGATTGCACTTAGAAGGACCTTTTATTTCAGAAGAGAAAAAAGGAGCTCATGAAGTTTCTTTATTAGAAAAACCAAATATTGATTCATTAAAAGAACTAATAAAAGAGTCAAATGACAATATTAGAATTGTAACTTATGCAGCTGATTTACAAGATGGTAGTTTTACAAAATATATGTTAGAAAATAATATTTTACCAAGTGTTGGACATACAAACATGAAATTTGATCAATGCTATAAAGATTATGAAGTAGGTTTTAGACATGTAACTCACTTATTTAATGGAATGAGTGGGGTGAGTCAATATGAACCTGGTCTTGCAACATTTAGTTTATATCAAGACGATATTTTATGTGAAGTAATAACAGATGGAATACATATTGAAAAAGATACTTTAAAATTAATTTATAAAGTTAAAGGTTCAAGTGGTATTTGTATTATTACTGATGCAATGAATGCAAAAGGTTTACCAGATGGTGAATATAAATTAGGTAATTTAGAAGTTATTAAAAAGGGTATGAAAGTTTCTTTAAAAATTAGTGGAGTATTAGCAGGAGCTGGAGCAACTTATGATTATAATGTTAGAACAATGCTTGAAGCAAATCCTAAAATTAAAATGACAGATTTAATTAAAATGACTTCAATTAATATTGCAAAGCAATTAAAAATATTTGCTCAAAGAGGAAGCATTGATAAATCTAAGTTTGCAGATTTAGTAGTTTTAAACAAAGACATGCAAGTTTTAAAAACAATAGTAGAGGGAAAAATAGTATATGAAAAATAA
- a CDS encoding MarR family winged helix-turn-helix transcriptional regulator — translation MKKQYNLDNLSTLVKGNLVIIILSKRISLKMIKKYSDLYRMAYLHLMFIKNVEGISQVELADLTDTNISTMHRNIQTLIKNNYIEKKVSSRANENEIYLTQKGESVVKDITQWVNEYEKEMGFNEENTKELSLMFKIMITKYSDF, via the coding sequence ATGAAAAAACAATACAATTTAGATAATTTAAGTACTCTTGTAAAAGGTAACTTAGTTATTATTATTTTAAGTAAAAGAATAAGTTTAAAAATGATAAAAAAATATTCAGATCTATATAGAATGGCATATTTACATTTAATGTTTATTAAGAATGTTGAAGGTATTAGTCAAGTAGAATTAGCTGATTTAACAGATACAAATATTTCAACAATGCATAGAAATATTCAAACTTTAATTAAAAATAATTATATTGAAAAAAAAGTTTCTTCAAGAGCAAATGAAAATGAGATATATTTAACTCAAAAAGGAGAAAGTGTAGTTAAAGATATTACTCAATGAGTTAATGAATATGAAAAAGAAATGGGTTTTAACGAAGAAAATACAAAAGAGTTATCATTAATGTTTAAAATAATGATAACTAAATATTCTGATTTTTAA
- the scm1 gene encoding motility-associated protein Scm1 encodes MKHKNTYIIAIIITVLLATAFIVAGSFYSLIDVTKILENKLSENNKDSWTNIQGHDFEVLKTTIKNPISLSFFLFGIGGIDELKSTSEPFKLIVFTITSIIIIPTLLIVFFLYMSVIVILFSIQFMKRNSEVNKFKNVGKFGMYVSFILTFLFAFIGIIIFCSVQKSLHKNYQGFENYDSFSIMTFLIYLSKGTVFNWEKNGLLNDSSIITTLNVGLVFLFILFPISSICLIVFSSMYIAIFIEKKDNRSSKFFNWLKNIRIDSLKEYIQLNIRSPWIWILSITFVFTIIIHGFIHPYTNITQILITLVSILIIPIAFSPMIIGYIMAKKIKRFNYNRLMFIQILLLTLIIFLIQLNTSIFLKDYMFKFPWLSAFLPLITCTLSLFATFGFIKFSDK; translated from the coding sequence ATGAAACATAAGAATACGTATATAATTGCCATAATTATAACTGTATTGCTTGCAACAGCATTTATAGTTGCAGGATCATTTTACAGTTTAATCGATGTAACAAAAATTTTAGAAAATAAATTATCAGAAAATAATAAAGATTCTTGAACTAATATTCAAGGACACGATTTTGAAGTACTGAAAACAACAATTAAAAATCCTATATCATTATCATTTTTTTTATTTGGTATAGGGGGAATTGATGAACTTAAGTCAACTTCAGAACCATTTAAACTTATAGTTTTTACAATAACTTCAATTATTATCATTCCAACTTTATTAATTGTATTTTTTCTTTATATGTCAGTAATAGTAATATTATTTTCAATTCAATTTATGAAAAGAAATTCAGAAGTAAATAAATTCAAAAATGTTGGTAAATTTGGTATGTATGTTTCATTTATTTTAACATTTTTATTTGCTTTTATAGGAATTATCATATTTTGTTCAGTTCAAAAAAGTCTTCATAAAAACTATCAAGGTTTTGAAAATTATGACTCATTTTCAATTATGACTTTCTTAATATATTTATCAAAAGGAACAGTTTTTAATTGAGAAAAAAACGGATTGTTAAATGATTCAAGTATTATTACAACATTAAATGTGGGTTTAGTTTTTTTATTTATTTTATTTCCAATATCTTCTATTTGTTTAATAGTATTTTCATCAATGTATATTGCAATTTTTATTGAAAAAAAAGATAATAGATCTTCAAAATTCTTTAATTGATTAAAAAATATTAGAATTGATTCATTAAAGGAATATATTCAATTAAATATTAGAAGTCCTTGAATATGAATATTGTCAATAACTTTTGTTTTTACAATAATAATTCATGGATTTATACATCCTTATACAAACATAACACAAATTTTAATTACTCTAGTTAGCATTTTAATTATACCAATTGCATTTTCACCAATGATAATTGGCTATATTATGGCTAAAAAAATAAAGAGATTTAATTATAATAGATTAATGTTTATTCAAATCTTATTATTAACATTAATAATTTTCTTAATTCAATTAAATACATCAATTTTTTTAAAAGATTATATGTTCAAATTTCCTTGATTAAGCGCCTTTTTACCACTTATTACTTGTACTTTATCATTGTTTGCAACGTTTGGATTTATTAAATTTTCTGACAAATAA
- a CDS encoding ATP-binding cassette domain-containing protein: protein MDLVKGKKYAFVGPTGSGKTTIAKLLLRFYDPQQGEIFINNKVKLRDLNLKSWLDKIGYVDQEPQILSGNIYENVSYGLENKSQEDVIKACKKAKIHDLIMSWPNQYETILFERGAQLSGWQKQRLLIARLILKNPEVLILDEATSALDNIIKTTFLFYLLNLTITSFLFIKLFHLQNN, encoded by the coding sequence ATTGATTTAGTTAAAGGAAAAAAATATGCTTTTGTTGGTCCTACTGGAAGTGGAAAAACTACAATTGCAAAATTATTACTTAGATTTTATGATCCTCAACAAGGAGAAATTTTTATTAACAATAAAGTTAAATTAAGGGATTTAAATTTAAAATCATGACTAGATAAAATTGGTTATGTAGACCAAGAGCCTCAAATATTGAGTGGTAATATTTATGAAAATGTAAGTTATGGTTTAGAGAATAAAAGTCAAGAAGATGTAATTAAAGCTTGTAAAAAAGCTAAAATTCATGACTTAATTATGAGTTGACCAAATCAATATGAAACAATTTTATTTGAACGTGGAGCACAACTAAGTGGTTGACAAAAACAACGTTTATTAATTGCAAGATTAATTTTAAAAAATCCTGAAGTTTTAATTCTTGATGAAGCAACAAGTGCTCTTGACAATATTATAAAAACAACTTTTTTATTTTATTTACTAAACTTAACCATTACTAGTTTTTTATTTATAAAATTATTTCATCTCCAAAATAATTAA